Proteins from one Impatiens glandulifera chromosome 2, dImpGla2.1, whole genome shotgun sequence genomic window:
- the LOC124926861 gene encoding uncharacterized protein LOC124926861: MAETQAKRQRDETLIVEEDLEEDPKRRKSYNQILSFLDEEDQDDSNQDVSSIFTTLQRELSFDSDPITQPDKLLQPDNQDIGAAKEDEDRLLKRLLEATDDELGLPTGPVTGQNNDDHDDGLLVMDGGDDEFGLMSSSCGGGGGLWELEDEAANYYTWFQSELFM; encoded by the coding sequence GCTAAACGCCAGAGAGACGAAACCCTAATTGTAGAAGAAGACTTGGAGGAGGACCCCAAACGCCGCAAATCGTACAATCAAATACTCTCTTTCCTCGATGAAGAAGATCAAGATGATTCCAACCAAGATGTTTCTTCCATCTTTACCACTCTTCAACGTGAACTCTCTTTTGACTCCGACCCGATTACCCAACCCGATAAACTTTTACAACCCGATAACCAAGACATTGGAGCTGCTAAGGAAGATGAAGATAGATTATTGAAACGGTTACTCGAAGCCACCGACGATGAACTCGGCTTACCGACTGGTCCGGTAACCGGTCAAAATAACGATGATCATGATGATGGGTTATTGGTGATGGACGGTGGAGATGATGAGTTTGGTTTGATGTCGTCATCGtgtggtggtggaggaggatTGTGGGAGTTGGAAGATGAAGCTGCTAATTACTATACGTGGTTTCAGTCTGAACTTTTTATGTAG